The segment GCGCGCTGCTGGAGCGACTGGATCGCGGCGAGCTGGATCTGGTGCTGGCGATGGGCCACGCGCGGCGCGCCGACGCCGAACGGCTCGCAACGTTGCCGATGACCTGGGTGGGTGCCGCGGATGCGATCGGGCGCCTGCGCTCCGGCCCGGCGATCGACCTGGCGCTCTACCGCCCGCCGTGCTTCTTCCGCCAGGCCGGCACCGCGGCGCTGGACAAGGCCGGCATCGCCTGGCGACCAGCCTTCGTCACCGGCAGCCTTCAGAGCCTGTGGGCCGGCGTGGCCGCCGGGCTCGGCATCACCCTGCGCACGAGCGCCGGCATTCCGCCCGGCCTCTCCCGCCTGGACGGTCGCCATGGGCTGCCACCGCTGCCCGAAGTGGATGTCTGCCTGCACGGGGGCGACGGGGCATCGCCGGCGCTCGGGCAACTGCGCCGTACCGTGGCGGAGCGGGCGCTGGCGGAACTCGGCGGAAAAAGGCAGGCCGCGGCGCGCCCATCCCGCACCCGCTGAGGTCGCGGCCGTGGGCACTGGCATGCGGAAGGACGCCGGCCGATCACTCGCGCAGTCTGCAGACACGCAACCGGCATAGCCGTTGCGATAAACGCACGAGGCCCGGCAATGCCGGGCCTCGTCTTGGCGAAACATGGGCGGAGGCGACGGTCCGAAAGGCCCGATGAAACCCGTTCCCGCCTCCCGACCCCGACCTCCGTTACGGCAACCACTGGGCCCGGATGGTCAGGCCTGTGACGGCCGCCCTGGCGTGCACCAGGATGTAGTACGTGCCGGCCTTCGGGCTGCTCCAGGTACACAGCTCGTGGTTGCCGGTATGGGCCGAACGGCAGTCGAACTTCTTCAAGGTCGGCGCCGAACCATACTTGACGTAGAGATCGGCGTTACCCGTGCCATTCACGGTCAGGACCTCCGCATAGGTCACGCCGCTGGGAACGACCATGGTGAATTGCAGGTTCTGGCCCTTGGCGATGTTCAGCCCGGCCACGGCCACGTCGTTCTGCAGCTGACCGGCCGGGGCGGGAGCGGGTGCCGGTGCCGGTGCCGGTGCCGGGGCCGGGGCCGGGGCCGGGGCCGGGGCCGGGGCCGGGGCGGGAGCGGGAGCCGGAGCCGGAGCGGGAGCCGGAGCCGGAGCCGGAGCCGGAGCCGGTGCCGGTGCCGGTGCCGGTGCCGGTGCCGGGGCGGGAGCGGGAGCGGGAGCCGGAGCGGGAGCCGGGGCGGGAGCCGGGGCGGGAGCCGGGGCGGGGGCCGGAGCCGGAGCCGGGGCCGGAGCCGGAGCCGGAGCCGGAGCCGGAGCCGGAGCCAGCGTCGCAGATGGCGTCACGGTGCCGCCACCGCTCACGTCGAAGGCAAGCACGCCCTTGGCGCTGGCCATGAAGGTGCCACCGGCCGTGACGCTTACCTGCTGCTGCCCGTTGACGTTGGCCACCGTCACCGAATAACCGGTCTGGGGAACCAGCTCGGTGATCACGTGGCTGGCCGCACTGGCGGGCACGGTGTAGCTGATGGTGCCGCTCATCGGCGTGCCGGCGGCGCCGGCGCTGTTGATGACGACGTCGTTGCCGTTGCTTGCGGCGAGGTACACGCCCACGATGTTGCCGGCGTTGACGGTGACCGGGCTGGCGGTCGCCACGCCCGCCGCCGACGACGAGGTATCGAACACGTTCAACCACTGCTGGCTGAGGGCCGACGTCGGCGCGCGCTCCTGCACCTGCCACACCTTCACCGGATTGCTGCCCGGATACAGGCCCGTGGTGGTCGTGGCCGCGTTGGCGGGCAGCACCGTGGTCATGGCACCGGCGTAGGTCCCGTTGTAGGTCACGTCCAGCCGGGTCTCGCCGGCGGGCGCCGTGCCCTGGGTCGGGCTGGCCGGGAAGTGCCAGGCCAGGTACTGGTCGTAGGCGCTGCTGCCGGCCGTGGTCCGGTCATGGACGACGAACCGGTTCGGCCGCAGGTAGACCACCTCGCGCGACCAGACCGCCACCGCCGGACCGGCGGAGAACTTGCGGTACATGTCCTCGATGTGTTCGGCGCGGGTGTAGACGTACTCGCCGCCATCCTCGTAGGCGGCCACATGCGTGCGGACCTGGTTGTCCTCGGTGGTCGCCGCGATCTGGCCGCCGGGCTCGACGATCTTGCCGCTGCTTTTGTTGAAGACGTAGAAGATGTTGTAGAGCTCGCGGTTGCCCATGTAGAGCGTGCCGTCGGCGCTGCCGTAGTTGTCGTTGTAGATCTTGTCCTCGTCCGCGCTGCCGGTGGACCCATGCACCATCCAGCCGCCCGCATTCACCAGCAGCGGGGTGTTGCCGCGCGTCAGCGCCACGCTGCCCTGGTCGAAATACTGCTCACCCTGCGAAGGGGCATTGGTGTACGGGCCGGCGCGAAACGACATCCAGCTGGCAGCGGTGCTCCAGTCGGAGCGCGCCGACACGGCGTTCATGCCCTGGGCGAAGTAGGACACCGGCAGGGAGTCGAGCGACGTGCTCGGCGCGGCGGGGTTGGTCTCCAGGAACAGCAGCCAGGGCGCGGAGGAGTTGAAGCCATTGGTGGCCGCGCTGATCTCGTTGACGTACTGGTGGAGCACGCCCACCTTGGGCGATTTCCAGAAGCCGGCCTCGCCCAGCACCACTTCCGCCAGGCCGACCTGGGTGGTACCCGGCATGCCGATACCCATCGGCGAGCCGTCCGCATGGTTCATGTCGCGGTCGTCGAAGTAGGCGCGCGACGGCCAGGTGAAGTGGATCAGGTAGTCGGCGTTGTCCGTCGGGAAACTGAAGGGCGCGGCCGAGGCGTGGACGATGTCCGTGCCGGTGGCCGTCATCACTTCACGTGCCGGCAGGCTCATGTTGAGGATGCCCAGCGGCGCGTAGTTGGCAAAACCTTCCGGCCAGCCACCGCCGGTCAGGTGCTGCGCGTAGTACGGCTGCACCCGTTGGGCGAACTGGTGGGTGTACCAGTCGTTCCACTGCGTCGGCGCGCTGGGGTTGTCGCCGTAGGTGCCCAGTGCGATGGCCGCCTTGGCGTGGAAATAGCCCGCGAAATAGTTGCTCTGCGGGTGGTTGTATTCGAACGTCTGCGTTTCGAACGAGGTCACCCACGCATTGGCCGTGGTGTAGACCTGGGTCCGCTGCGCCGGGGTCAGCAGGTCGTACAGCCAGTCGTAGCCCAGACCGTAGCCCACGCCGTAGTTGCGCATGGCATAGCCGTCGTCGCTGTTCGGGTTCCAGCCCTGGTTGCCGCTGGCGGTGGAGTACGGCGTGGCCATCTTCATCAGGATGTCGACCGCCTTGGCGCCGTAGGTGGCGGCCGCGGTCGGATTGCTGGTCTTCAGGGTCTGGTAGCACAGCGCCTCGGACATCAGGGCCGGCAGGTAGGACTCGCCCTGGTAACCCGAACCGATGTTGGGCAGGTTCGGATAGGCATTGCCCGTCGGGTAGTTCACCGTGCCGCCGATGTACGAATCGCAGACCGACTTCAGCATCTGCCACTCGGGCGTGTTGGCGGCAGCGTTCTGGCGCAGGGCGGAAAGGGTCGACGTATCGAGGATCATGCGCGGATGGGCGGCAGTCACCGCCGGTGCCGTCGCCGCGAAAGCGCTCGAGGACGCGGTGGTTGCCAGCAGCGCGAAGAGCATGGCGCAGGTACCGGCGCCCACGCCGCGCAGATATTTGGACGGCTGGCCGAGGGGACGGCGGTCGCTGGACGCGGCCGGGGCCGAAACGAGGGCGTACGATGCACGCCCCGCCTTCTTGTTGCGGGGAAAGTTCATTGAGGACTCCAAAACTTGTCGCTTCCGCGGACGCCTACGACATGCCTTCGTCTGTCACACGGGGGGATGGGGAATGTGGGTTTGTGGGGTGTGGCTAGATCCGGGGTCGATCTGAGGTGGCACGTTACGCAGAAGCGTCTTGGTCAATTGTTAGCCACCTCACAGAGCAATGTGAAAGGACCGTGATGACGCGCACGCTTCGCGAAGTTGGGCCGCAAATACCCCCTGCACCCACTTGCGGAAGCCGCGCGCAGGGATACCCGCACCCGGCTCCGACCAGGCATCTGTCCCCTGAAATGGATGCCGACCGCTGGGGTTCCCGCCTGCCCACAGCCCCTCCGTCCGGTGCGGTTCCGGCGCGGCGATGGGTGCGGGTGCACCGCGAAAGCGGGCCCCGGATCGGGCCCACGGACGTCGCGGCCGGGGCCGCAGGCTCGCTTCGGACGATCAGGTCATGCGCTGGAAACGGCGCTTGCGTGCCGGGGATCGACTGCACGGTGGCGCGATTCGCGGCGCCACGATGGCCCGGGACGTCCCGTGGCGCGATTGCGCAAGGAGCACCATCGTATGCCCGGCCGCCAGCCGGTGCCCCGGGGAGGATGCATGGCCGGGCGGCCCGGACCCGATCCGGGTGTGATGGTGGCCTACCCGTGCAGGTACCTCCCGTTGCGCGTCGATGACGTCAGCGCGCCGCCAGCGCAGGGCCGTGCGGACGGGTCACAGTCCCGGGTCCCGGGGATGCGGAACGGTCATCGTCGCTCCCGGCTCCTGGCTTGCGTATCCTGAACTTCCTGCAGGGGCGCCAGTCGATGAAGGTGCCGGCCCGGCGCCTTGGCCGGGCCATCGACGGGAGATGCGCCTTGAACAGGACTTGCCTGAAAGCGGGCCCGGCCCTGCTGCTGGTCGCGATGCTGGGCCACGCCCAGGCCAACGACGCGAGCGCCACGACCATGTCGCAGCGCGTGCCGGATACCTATGCCCAGCCCGCAAAACGGGTCGACCTCGGCCATGGCCGTCAGCTCAACCTGCGCTGCTCGGGCAGCGGCCCGCAGACGGTGTTACTGGAGGCCGGGGCCATCGCCGACTCCTCCACCTGGTTCAGGGTGCAGCCGCTGCTGGCGGCCCGCACCCGCGTCTGCGCGTACGACCGGGCGGGCTTCGGTTTCAGCAGCGAGGGACCGATGCCGCGTGACCTCGATGCCGACGTGGCGGACCTGCACGCGCTGATCCGGCACGCCGGCCTCAGCAAGCCGCTGGTGCTGGTGGGGCACTCGCTGGGCAGCAACATCGCCCGGAGGTATGCGGGCAAGTATCCGTCCGACGTGGACGCGATGATCCTCGTCGACCCGCCCGCACAGGACATCGGCCGGTTCGCTCCCGCCTGGCAGAAGGACGAGGACACCCTCTCGGCGCAGCGGTTCGCCTTCCTCCACCACTGCGAGGCGGCTGCGGAGAAACACGAACTGCCGTCCAGCGATCCGGAGCTGAGCCACTGCCTCGGCGGACCCGACCCACATGCCAGTGCCCGGCTCAACGCGGTGAACCTGTCCCTCAAGTCCAGGCCGGCGTTCTGGCGCACCGTGCTGTCGGTGCTGCAGGACAACGTCCGGGTGTTCAGGCAACCGGTGTCGGCACGCGAGACGCACGGCTCGATGCCCCTGATCGTGCTGTCCGCCGCCAATACCTACGCCGACGCCCTGCCCCGCGACCGCAAGGGGCTGGAAGAGGCCCGGGCCCGCACGCAGGCGCAGATCGTCGCCACCTCTTCCCGCGGCACGCTGGTGCATGTGCCGGATACCTCCCATGACATCCAGATCGATCAGCCCGAGGCGGTGGTCAAAGCGGTGGAGCAGGCCATGCGGATGGCGCGGCACTCACCGGAGTGACGCGCTCCAACGGCTAGTGACGGCAAGGCAGACGAGCGGCCGGGAAGCAGGAGCCAGGGGCGACTTTCCGGAACGTGCACCCTGACCCCTGCCGGGTTGCTCACCCACCTTCGTCAACGGCGGCGACCGACAACGTCGACGCCATACGCGGCCCCGGTGCACTGCCCGATACCGGCACGGAGACCAGCTTGCAGCGGCGACCCCGTGATGGATCGCCTCCCTTGCAGTACACGTTCACGATGGCGACCGTGTTCCATCCGGCGTCCATCAACTGGATCTGCTTTGCCAGGCCGGAACCGGAGTTGTCGATGGCGACAGTGACATAGGGGCTCATGGCAAGCCCCCGCTTCCGCATCGCCTCGGCGGCCGCGGCCGCCCGCTGCGCGTGCATGTACTGCCGATGGGTGTGGCCGACGAGGGCCTTCAGTCCGTAGCCCGTGTCGAAATCGACGACGTAGACCCCGTACGGGGCCGGCAAGCCGGTCACGGTGACATCCTGCAGCTCGGTGGTCTGGTCCTGGGCGGCACTGATGCTGGGGACGCATGCAAAGCCGAAAGTCACGATTGCAGCAACGATGGTGTGCTTCATGGGAGCCTCCCGACGAGCGCCGATGCCCGTCGGGGAAATTCTGGGCCGCTGCCGCGGCGTTTACCTGAGGAATCCATGAGGAATCTGCGTGGATTCGGGGGGTGACTTTCGGCAGGCTCCTCGTGCGACCCTGCCATTCGTTACCCGTGCAATCGTTGCCGGCAGCGCTGCTGCGATACGCGGGAGTGATCCTGTCCTGGCGGACTTCCATGCTCCCAACCCGGACTGGACGCTGACCGTCGGGAAAAAAATGACCTCTGGCAGACGACTCGCTAGCGCTGACGGGCGCAAACTGCGCCGGCAGGGTCAGTCTCCGAGAGGCACCGTCATGCCGCGCTCCGAACTGGACGAGCACTGGTTCTACCAGTGCGACGACATCATCGTCGATCCCCACGCGCACCGACTGGAGCGCGCCGGCCGGGACCGCCCCCTGGAACCCAAGGCCTATGCGGTGCTGCTGACACTGCTGGAACAGGCCGGCGACGTGGTCGACAAGACGACCCTGCTCGATACCGCCTGGGGCCATCGCCATGTCACTCCTGGCGTGCTCGCCCATGCGATCTCGCAATTGCGCCAGGCCCTGGGCGACTCAGCACTGCATCCGCGCTACATCGCCACCGTGCACACCATCGGCTACCGCTTCATCGGCAAGGTGCATCGCCGGCCGCGGTTTGCGCCGGCGTGGCTGCGGGCGCCGGGAGACGCATTGATCCGCCCCTAGCGCAATGTCGAAGGGCACCCGCGCCCTCTGTGGCCGAGCTGGGGGCTCGCCACTTCAGCCGGGAGGCCATCGCAGCCGGCGAATATAAGGTGCAGCGGGCTCCCTGATGACCCTCCACCCGGTTCAGCGCTTGCAGGTATTGACGCCAATAAGGCTGTACAGCGGGCAGAAATTGAACAGCCCCGTGGCCAGCGGCACCACCCCGATCCACGCCCACACCGGGCCACCGGCAACCGCCCACACGATCAGCAGCAGACCGACTGCGATACGAAGCCACTTGTCCACGGATCCGACGTTGGATTTCATGCGCATGCCCTCCTGAAGGTGGGCGAAGCATGGCAGCCGTGGTCCGCGTGCCCCTTGATCGCGGTCAACTACCGCCGAGAACAGCCCCCAGCCGGCCCCACATTGCGTGCCCGCTGAACCCGCACGGGCGATGCGTCCCATGGCCGCGTACCCCCGGACCTTCCGTGCCCGGCCCCGCCGGGCGGTTCTCGCTGCCCCGCCAGCCCGTGCCGTCATCTCAGCCTCTTGCCGCCTTCGCAATATCACTGAGGTAATCGGGCGTGCTGCCATCGCGCACCAGATGCGGGTACTTCAGCCCGTCGTAGTAATTGATCGCGAGCGTGCGATAGGTGTCGAGATACGAGACCGTGAGCGTGATCGGTGCGTGGCCGCCCTTCGCCCGCCGGATGGCGTCCTTGAGCGCATCGCCGGTGAAATGCTCGCCGTCGACGGCGACGATCTTCATGCCCGGCACCAGGCCCGCCGCGTAGGCCGGGCCGTCCCATTGCACGTCGCTCACCTCCCCCTCGTCGGACATCGTCGCGCCGATCGAATAGGCCAGATCGACGCGGTGCTCCGCCTTCGACACGGCCTGGTCGTAATCGGAGGGCGTATCGGTGTACACCAGCTTCCAGCCGCCCCGCTCGATACCGTGCTCCGGAAGCGCCTGGCCGGTAGCGTCCAGCCGCTGGCGCAGGAAGCCGGCCCAGTCGAACGGCTGCACCTGGTTCAGTGCCCCCACCAGGTCGTCGAACGTGTAGGTGCGGGTGACGTAACTGCCGTTGTCCATGCTGTAGAACAGCCTGGCGAAGTCGTCCAGCGAACGGCGGTTGTGGCTGAGCTGGCGAATCCTGGTATCGACGTCCAGCCACAGCAGCTCGCCTTCCGGATAGAAATCCGTGCCGCGGCGATAGTTGCCCCAGTAATCACCGTTGAAATACAGCAGCTGCGCGCTGGTCGCAGTGTCCTGCAGCGGGCGCCAGGCACGTCCGGTGCGGTGGGCCATCTTCGCCGCGACCGAGGCCAGCGAATCGCGGAACTGCGCCGGTGTCAGCAGGCCCGAACGCACCGCCAGCACGGCCGACCAGTACTCGGTCAGGCCTTCGTACGACCACACCATGTCGGCGGGCTGCGGCGTGTTGAACGCCGGCGTCCACATGTCGGCCGGACGGCGGAACTTGCCGTTCCACGAGTGCGTGAACTCGTGCGGGATCAGCGTGGCCGAGGCGATGAACGCGTCGGGGTCGGTAAGGAAGTCCGCGCCCGTCATCTCGAA is part of the Dyella thiooxydans genome and harbors:
- a CDS encoding winged helix-turn-helix domain-containing protein, translating into MPRSELDEHWFYQCDDIIVDPHAHRLERAGRDRPLEPKAYAVLLTLLEQAGDVVDKTTLLDTAWGHRHVTPGVLAHAISQLRQALGDSALHPRYIATVHTIGYRFIGKVHRRPRFAPAWLRAPGDALIRP
- a CDS encoding YgaP family membrane protein — encoded protein: MKSNVGSVDKWLRIAVGLLLIVWAVAGGPVWAWIGVVPLATGLFNFCPLYSLIGVNTCKR
- a CDS encoding alpha/beta hydrolase, whose protein sequence is MNRTCLKAGPALLLVAMLGHAQANDASATTMSQRVPDTYAQPAKRVDLGHGRQLNLRCSGSGPQTVLLEAGAIADSSTWFRVQPLLAARTRVCAYDRAGFGFSSEGPMPRDLDADVADLHALIRHAGLSKPLVLVGHSLGSNIARRYAGKYPSDVDAMILVDPPAQDIGRFAPAWQKDEDTLSAQRFAFLHHCEAAAEKHELPSSDPELSHCLGGPDPHASARLNAVNLSLKSRPAFWRTVLSVLQDNVRVFRQPVSARETHGSMPLIVLSAANTYADALPRDRKGLEEARARTQAQIVATSSRGTLVHVPDTSHDIQIDQPEAVVKAVEQAMRMARHSPE
- a CDS encoding LysR substrate-binding domain-containing protein; this encodes MQQPNLDMDALRTLAAILRLGSLARAAERVGRSQSAVSQQMRKLEAQLGQPLFRKQGRKVVLTEAGDRVHAYALRILALNDEAVHTVQGAAIDGTVRFGLPGDFAESWLPAALGRFKQFHPAVRVDVEVDRNGALLERLDRGELDLVLAMGHARRADAERLATLPMTWVGAADAIGRLRSGPAIDLALYRPPCFFRQAGTAALDKAGIAWRPAFVTGSLQSLWAGVAAGLGITLRTSAGIPPGLSRLDGRHGLPPLPEVDVCLHGGDGASPALGQLRRTVAERALAELGGKRQAAARPSRTR
- a CDS encoding PPC domain-containing protein; the protein is MNFPRNKKAGRASYALVSAPAASSDRRPLGQPSKYLRGVGAGTCAMLFALLATTASSSAFAATAPAVTAAHPRMILDTSTLSALRQNAAANTPEWQMLKSVCDSYIGGTVNYPTGNAYPNLPNIGSGYQGESYLPALMSEALCYQTLKTSNPTAAATYGAKAVDILMKMATPYSTASGNQGWNPNSDDGYAMRNYGVGYGLGYDWLYDLLTPAQRTQVYTTANAWVTSFETQTFEYNHPQSNYFAGYFHAKAAIALGTYGDNPSAPTQWNDWYTHQFAQRVQPYYAQHLTGGGWPEGFANYAPLGILNMSLPAREVMTATGTDIVHASAAPFSFPTDNADYLIHFTWPSRAYFDDRDMNHADGSPMGIGMPGTTQVGLAEVVLGEAGFWKSPKVGVLHQYVNEISAATNGFNSSAPWLLFLETNPAAPSTSLDSLPVSYFAQGMNAVSARSDWSTAASWMSFRAGPYTNAPSQGEQYFDQGSVALTRGNTPLLVNAGGWMVHGSTGSADEDKIYNDNYGSADGTLYMGNRELYNIFYVFNKSSGKIVEPGGQIAATTEDNQVRTHVAAYEDGGEYVYTRAEHIEDMYRKFSAGPAVAVWSREVVYLRPNRFVVHDRTTAGSSAYDQYLAWHFPASPTQGTAPAGETRLDVTYNGTYAGAMTTVLPANAATTTTGLYPGSNPVKVWQVQERAPTSALSQQWLNVFDTSSSAAGVATASPVTVNAGNIVGVYLAASNGNDVVINSAGAAGTPMSGTISYTVPASAASHVITELVPQTGYSVTVANVNGQQQVSVTAGGTFMASAKGVLAFDVSGGGTVTPSATLAPAPAPAPAPAPAPAPAPAPAPAPAPAPAPAPAPAPAPAPAPAPAPAPAPAPAPAPAPAPAPAPAPAPAPAPAPAPAPAPAPAPAPAPAPAPAPAPAGQLQNDVAVAGLNIAKGQNLQFTMVVPSGVTYAEVLTVNGTGNADLYVKYGSAPTLKKFDCRSAHTGNHELCTWSSPKAGTYYILVHARAAVTGLTIRAQWLP
- a CDS encoding M61 family metallopeptidase, with the protein product MKLPSVRQGIRALALVAGCVVSMVCAAQASTPDAPKDSPYPGMLAITMDLRDAPRRIYRMHETIPVTPGPLTLYYPKWPLPDHAPDGGIANIAGLIVTANGKQLPWRRDVVDMYTFHLDVPQGADRIELSFQYLSPGPGVWYGYEVWSTPHLADLDPTQVAFYPGGYYARAIPIRPTVVLPSGWQFASAMEVASRSGDTVHFKPMSFNNFIDSPLIAGEYFRRVDLSPGDKVPVHLNIVGDSAMSVQISDAQVAAYRRMVKQLYALFHAHHYDHYDLLLTVSDHVAGTGLEHHQSSFEMTGADFLTDPDAFIASATLIPHEFTHSWNGKFRRPADMWTPAFNTPQPADMVWSYEGLTEYWSAVLAVRSGLLTPAQFRDSLASVAAKMAHRTGRAWRPLQDTATSAQLLYFNGDYWGNYRRGTDFYPEGELLWLDVDTRIRQLSHNRRSLDDFARLFYSMDNGSYVTRTYTFDDLVGALNQVQPFDWAGFLRQRLDATGQALPEHGIERGGWKLVYTDTPSDYDQAVSKAEHRVDLAYSIGATMSDEGEVSDVQWDGPAYAAGLVPGMKIVAVDGEHFTGDALKDAIRRAKGGHAPITLTVSYLDTYRTLAINYYDGLKYPHLVRDGSTPDYLSDIAKAARG